A window of the Ardenticatenales bacterium genome harbors these coding sequences:
- a CDS encoding MFS transporter — MNDRREILGWTMYDWANSAFSTTVVTALLGPYILALAEASSTPLVLLGLRIEPAAIYPFSVSLSVLLQVLFLPLLGTVADYTNLKKRMMMTFAYAGAAATILLFFVKADMPLFGTNGAVLVGSILFIVANLSFGAAIVFYNAFLPDITTPDQRDAVSSRGFAYGYLGGGLLLLLNLGLLAMMEDTALAVRISLASAGIWWLLFTIIFPQKRLVQRDPARQLPEGENLLTHGIKQIYHTLSEMRRKYPATLRYLIAYLIYNDGIQTVIVVAAAYASDELKVEAQTILLLVLMIQFVAFGGALLFGYMARRIGAKRSIIISLVLWSAVVIYAFAFLTNTVQLFILGVVIATVLGGSQALSRSLFSQMIPPDQESEYFGFYEISERGTSWIGPLVFGLAVQIFGQQRPAIISLIIFFIVGLLLLSRVDVRKAILDAGHDPTGVVL, encoded by the coding sequence ATGAATGACAGGCGTGAGATATTGGGATGGACGATGTACGACTGGGCTAATTCAGCCTTCAGTACAACCGTCGTCACGGCGTTGTTAGGTCCGTACATTTTGGCGCTGGCGGAGGCCAGCAGTACCCCGCTGGTTCTGCTGGGCCTGCGGATCGAGCCGGCGGCTATTTATCCTTTTTCGGTCTCATTATCCGTTTTGCTGCAAGTTTTATTTCTGCCGCTTTTGGGGACGGTGGCGGACTATACCAACCTGAAGAAGCGCATGATGATGACGTTCGCCTACGCCGGCGCCGCGGCGACGATTCTGCTGTTCTTCGTGAAGGCGGATATGCCGCTCTTTGGCACGAATGGGGCCGTGCTGGTGGGCAGCATCCTCTTTATTGTGGCGAATCTCTCTTTTGGCGCGGCCATTGTCTTTTACAATGCGTTTTTGCCGGACATCACCACGCCGGATCAGCGGGATGCGGTCAGTTCGCGCGGTTTTGCCTATGGGTATTTGGGCGGCGGCTTGCTGCTGCTGCTGAACCTGGGTTTGTTGGCGATGATGGAGGATACGGCGTTGGCAGTGCGTATCAGTCTGGCAAGTGCCGGCATTTGGTGGCTCCTCTTCACCATCATCTTCCCTCAAAAACGCCTCGTCCAACGCGACCCCGCCCGCCAGCTCCCCGAAGGCGAAAACCTGCTCACCCACGGCATCAAACAAATCTACCACACCCTCAGCGAAATGCGGCGCAAATACCCCGCCACCCTGCGCTACCTCATCGCCTACCTCATCTACAACGACGGCATCCAGACCGTCATCGTCGTCGCCGCCGCCTACGCCAGCGACGAACTCAAAGTCGAAGCCCAAACCATCCTGCTTCTCGTCCTCATGATCCAGTTCGTCGCCTTTGGCGGCGCGCTCCTCTTCGGCTACATGGCGCGGCGCATAGGCGCGAAGCGGTCCATCATCATCAGCCTCGTCCTCTGGTCCGCCGTCGTCATCTATGCCTTTGCCTTCCTCACCAATACCGTCCAACTTTTCATCCTCGGCGTCGTCATCGCTACCGTCCTCGGTGGCTCCCAGGCGCTCAGCCGCTCCCTTTTCTCCCAAATGATCCCTCCCGACCAGGAATCGGAATACTTCGGCTTCTACGAAATCAGCGAACGAGGCACTTCCTGGATTGGTCCGCTCGTTTTTGGCCTGGCAGTGCAAATCTTCGGCCAACAGCGACCGGCCATCATCTCCCTGATCATCTTCTTCATCGTTGGCCTGTTGCTGCTCAGCCGCGTGGACGTGCGCAAAGCGATCCTGGACGCCGGGCACGATCCCACGGGCGTGGTGTTGTAG
- a CDS encoding NAD-dependent malic enzyme: MSAKVEQLSELPHGVDLLHNPLLNQGTAFTEAERDQLGLRGLLPPRVIPMEMQAWRILENFRQKKSDLEKYVYMIDLEDRNETLFYRVIIDNLEEMMPIIYTPTVGKACQEYGHIFRRPRGLYISIKDRGRVAQILENWPFDDVRVIVVTDGERILGLGDLGANGMGIPVGKLSLYTACAGIHPATTLPITIDVGTNNKELLDDPLYIGLGQHRVRGAEYDALIDEFVQAVRRRFPHALIQFEDFANMNAFRLLQHYRHQACAFNDDIQGTAAVTLAGLLSALRLTGGNLADQKILFLGAGEAGIGIADLIVSAMVDAGIPEEVARWQCWFVDSRGLVVKSRADLAPHKRPYAHEHPPVSDLLSAVEALHPTALIGVSGQPATFTQPVVETMAALNERPIIFALSNPTANSECTAAQAYTWSQGKAIFASGSPFPTFTLGNQTFVPGQGNNAYIFPGVGLGVVVSAARHVSDEMFHAAAKTLAALVSESDLDKGRIYPSLKRIREVSLAIAVAVAEVAYEQDLAAAPRPADLVAAVQAIMYEPVYKNYSAG; encoded by the coding sequence ATGTCCGCTAAAGTTGAACAACTGTCTGAACTGCCACACGGGGTGGACCTGCTGCATAATCCACTCTTGAACCAGGGAACCGCTTTCACGGAGGCGGAACGCGATCAACTAGGGCTGCGCGGCCTGCTGCCGCCCCGCGTTATTCCCATGGAGATGCAGGCGTGGCGCATTCTGGAGAATTTCCGCCAGAAGAAGTCTGACCTGGAAAAATATGTTTACATGATTGACCTGGAGGATCGAAACGAAACGCTTTTCTACCGTGTGATCATCGACAATCTGGAAGAGATGATGCCCATCATCTATACACCCACGGTGGGGAAGGCGTGCCAGGAGTATGGGCACATTTTCCGCCGCCCGCGCGGGCTGTACATTTCTATTAAGGATCGGGGTCGCGTGGCGCAAATACTGGAGAACTGGCCTTTTGATGATGTGCGCGTGATTGTGGTCACGGATGGGGAACGTATTTTGGGGTTGGGCGACCTGGGCGCGAATGGGATGGGGATTCCGGTGGGCAAGCTGTCGTTGTATACGGCTTGTGCCGGCATTCATCCCGCCACCACCTTGCCCATCACCATCGACGTCGGAACCAACAACAAAGAACTGCTGGACGATCCTCTCTACATCGGCCTCGGTCAGCATCGCGTGCGTGGCGCGGAGTACGACGCCCTCATTGACGAATTCGTGCAGGCCGTACGGCGGCGCTTCCCCCATGCCCTGATCCAGTTTGAAGATTTCGCCAACATGAACGCCTTCCGCCTGCTGCAACACTATCGCCATCAGGCGTGTGCGTTCAACGACGACATCCAGGGGACGGCCGCCGTCACGCTGGCGGGGCTGTTGTCGGCTTTGCGGCTCACGGGCGGCAACCTGGCGGACCAGAAGATTCTCTTCCTGGGCGCGGGCGAGGCGGGGATCGGGATTGCGGATTTGATTGTGTCGGCGATGGTCGATGCCGGCATTCCCGAAGAAGTCGCGCGCTGGCAATGCTGGTTCGTGGACTCCCGCGGCCTCGTCGTCAAAAGCCGCGCCGACCTGGCCCCCCACAAGCGCCCCTACGCCCACGAACACCCGCCCGTGTCTGACCTCCTCTCCGCCGTTGAAGCCCTGCACCCCACCGCCCTCATTGGCGTCTCCGGGCAGCCGGCTACCTTCACCCAACCCGTTGTCGAAACCATGGCGGCCCTCAACGAACGACCCATCATCTTTGCCCTCTCCAACCCCACCGCCAACTCCGAATGCACCGCCGCCCAGGCGTACACCTGGAGCCAGGGCAAAGCCATCTTCGCCAGCGGCAGCCCCTTCCCCACTTTCACTCTGGGCAACCAGACCTTCGTTCCTGGTCAAGGGAATAACGCTTACATCTTTCCCGGCGTCGGGCTTGGCGTGGTTGTTTCCGCGGCGCGCCACGTGAGCGACGAAATGTTCCACGCCGCCGCCAAAACCCTGGCCGCTCTCGTCTCCGAAAGCGACCTGGACAAAGGGCGCATCTACCCCTCGCTCAAGCGCATCCGCGAGGTCTCCCTGGCTATCGCCGTGGCCGTGGCCGAGGTGGCTTACGAGCAGGACCTGGCTGCCGCTCCCCGCCCCGCCGATCTCGTGGCCGCCGTTCAGGCGATCATGTACGAGCCTGTCTACAAAAATTATTCAGCGGGGTAG
- a CDS encoding flavin reductase family protein has product MLVDSFDFRDALRHFPSGVTIVTIKCGEIVHGLTVSAFASISPTPPLIMVAIDHKHTAFSLLETPGAVFAVNILHEDQAPLSDRFAWMPEETRFDGGEWTTAATGAPILANALAWLDCTIYATYVAGTHNIYVGEVISSGVPRPDAPPLVYWNRGYRHLATERD; this is encoded by the coding sequence ATGTTGGTAGACTCTTTCGATTTTCGTGATGCGCTGCGCCATTTTCCTTCCGGCGTGACCATCGTCACTATCAAATGCGGTGAAATCGTTCATGGTCTCACCGTTTCCGCTTTCGCTTCTATTTCTCCAACGCCGCCGTTGATCATGGTGGCGATTGACCACAAACATACGGCTTTCTCTTTGCTGGAGACGCCGGGAGCCGTCTTTGCCGTGAACATTTTGCACGAGGACCAGGCCCCGCTCTCGGATCGTTTTGCCTGGATGCCGGAAGAGACACGCTTTGACGGGGGCGAATGGACCACGGCGGCGACGGGCGCGCCGATTTTGGCGAATGCGCTGGCCTGGCTGGATTGTACGATTTACGCGACGTATGTTGCCGGCACGCACAACATCTACGTGGGCGAAGTCATCAGCAGCGGCGTGCCCCGTCCCGATGCGCCCCCGCTCGTCTACTGGAACCGTGGCTATCGCCACCTGGCAACAGAACGCGACTAG
- a CDS encoding thioredoxin family protein, translated as MLQIANRFSFLLFVLPTVVIGIILLLRTRRTPPRLAVVGLIMLALASGYFLLRPGAGTAPPDELGVLLVQPVSRPVLLEIFSNYCVGCLRAEPVVDGLRQEWGDAVEVVRLNINEPRAAEVATRFNFQFTPTFILFTADGQEVWRQVGGIDPAAVRSVVDALLQNGGGET; from the coding sequence ATGCTGCAAATCGCCAATCGTTTTTCCTTCTTGCTCTTTGTTCTGCCCACCGTCGTGATCGGCATCATCCTGCTGCTGCGCACCCGGCGTACGCCACCACGCCTGGCCGTCGTAGGGCTGATTATGCTGGCGTTAGCATCGGGGTACTTTCTGCTGCGTCCGGGCGCGGGTACGGCCCCGCCGGACGAACTGGGAGTGCTGCTGGTGCAGCCGGTCAGCCGCCCCGTGCTGCTGGAGATATTCTCCAACTACTGCGTCGGCTGCCTGCGCGCCGAGCCTGTGGTTGACGGTCTGCGCCAGGAGTGGGGCGATGCCGTGGAGGTGGTGCGGCTAAACATCAACGAACCCCGCGCCGCCGAGGTGGCAACCCGTTTCAACTTCCAATTTACGCCCACCTTTATCCTGTTCACGGCGGATGGACAGGAGGTGTGGCGGCAAGTGGGGGGCATTGACCCGGCCGCGGTGCGCAGCGTGGTTGATGCGCTGCTGCAAAATGGCGGAGGCGAAACATGA
- a CDS encoding LCP family protein has protein sequence MMNWTLRRLLCSVVWLFLLAAPPLVACQSSRPMGAQRVAGVPTLVPTARAMTETPPPSPRFTMTPTPPLTVTPGPSGTPTRTAAPTRTPVPSPTPTETPTPVPPWLSTIAVDTPRPNATDSRELPIPTAVPTYELPDGAINILLLGNDTPLSSGASNTDTILIVSVNVRNKTAAMLSLPRDLYVYVPGWRMANINQALSHGDAVGYPTGAIGQVKDTILYNFGVPVHYFAQIDFAGFRQVVDALGGVDIAVGCSLTDWRLKSPDLNVNVEENWEMFTLEQGVYHMDGDLALWYARSRKTTSDFDRNRRQQQILHALLNKGVDLNLLEDIPALWETYRDSVRTDLDIGRILQFATIASSIRENGIEHLHLLPEDMIIWRPPTYQQDVFLVNWDTTQTVVQRLFTLSSLNRSNRVPVYVELLNHTGNPDMALLAADNLAWQGFIPIINPEEGSVDDYTEVTYYASSFKGSYDWLLSWVLDQESSTFLLNQDDDAYPYNYRVVLGADFNPCRRQQYAPRENLP, from the coding sequence ATGATGAATTGGACCCTTCGCCGCCTGCTTTGCTCTGTCGTCTGGCTCTTCCTTCTGGCTGCTCCGCCGCTTGTTGCCTGCCAATCTTCCCGCCCAATGGGTGCGCAAAGAGTGGCGGGTGTACCCACCCTCGTGCCGACTGCCCGGGCAATGACCGAAACGCCGCCCCCGTCGCCTCGCTTCACCATGACGCCTACCCCGCCCTTGACCGTCACGCCCGGTCCTTCTGGCACACCCACCCGCACTGCCGCGCCGACACGCACCCCGGTTCCCTCTCCCACGCCCACGGAAACGCCCACACCCGTGCCGCCGTGGCTATCTACCATTGCCGTGGACACGCCGCGCCCCAACGCCACCGATTCACGCGAACTGCCCATTCCCACGGCGGTTCCTACCTACGAGTTGCCCGATGGCGCAATCAACATCCTGCTGCTGGGTAACGACACTCCCCTTAGCTCCGGCGCCTCCAATACGGATACTATTTTGATCGTTTCCGTCAACGTCAGGAACAAGACAGCCGCCATGCTCTCCCTTCCCCGCGATCTTTACGTTTATGTTCCTGGCTGGCGCATGGCGAACATCAATCAGGCCCTCTCACATGGCGATGCCGTCGGCTACCCGACGGGGGCCATTGGCCAGGTCAAAGACACCATCCTCTACAATTTTGGCGTACCGGTTCATTATTTTGCCCAGATTGACTTCGCCGGTTTCCGGCAAGTTGTGGACGCATTGGGGGGGGTGGACATTGCCGTGGGTTGTTCGCTGACGGATTGGCGGCTCAAATCGCCTGATCTGAATGTGAATGTGGAGGAAAACTGGGAGATGTTTACGCTGGAGCAGGGCGTTTACCATATGGATGGCGACCTGGCTTTATGGTATGCGCGCTCGCGCAAGACGACGAGCGATTTTGACCGCAACCGCCGCCAGCAGCAGATTTTGCACGCGCTCCTGAATAAGGGGGTTGATCTCAATTTGCTCGAAGATATACCTGCCCTGTGGGAAACCTATCGGGATTCGGTGCGGACGGACCTGGACATTGGTCGTATTTTACAGTTCGCCACCATTGCCTCGTCTATTCGCGAAAATGGTATTGAGCATTTGCACCTTCTGCCGGAGGACATGATTATTTGGCGTCCTCCGACTTACCAGCAGGATGTGTTTTTGGTTAACTGGGACACGACACAGACGGTCGTGCAGCGGTTGTTCACCCTCTCCAGCCTCAATCGGTCCAACCGCGTGCCTGTTTACGTGGAGTTGCTCAACCACACGGGCAATCCGGACATGGCGCTGCTGGCGGCGGACAATCTTGCCTGGCAGGGATTTATTCCCATCATCAACCCGGAGGAAGGATCGGTTGATGATTATACGGAAGTGACTTATTATGCCAGTTCTTTCAAGGGTTCCTATGACTGGCTGCTGAGTTGGGTACTGGACCAGGAATCATCTACTTTTCTCTTGAATCAAGACGATGATGCTTATCCCTATAATTACCGGGTGGTCTTGGGCGCGGATTTTAATCCCTGCCGCCGCCAGCAGTATGCTCCCCGCGAGAATTTGCCGTAG
- a CDS encoding alpha/beta fold hydrolase gives MNKFFWLALVGAFFALTLGPVVVKQVSPAEARSYDGAHLADLQYTEVSFRNEAQDLNLAGMLFIPEGVGPFPAVVVIHGANTSVRDNIWYLTMTQYLQENGVAVLLPDKRGSEKSEGNWRTSSYEDLATDTLAAIDFMRNQQLVRVSQLGIIGMSQGGQISPLVAVQSPDVAFLVAVVGTSLSSYDVLHYEEVNNLREIGFLPGIADLIAYPSTYVLRKFRQRDFWDAVGNFDGLPYWQKLSIPAQVMYGSADPNVPAAASQARLEALRKDNIRVIVYEGSEHALQDPPGEGNSIFRTAALQDLLDFITTVVPAPSVTFAAPDFVFQGDDPSMPILAHSPSPDMADLYINPGAILFHDGQFHMFCNSFTGWPGVIKVGYATSPDGYHWRLAQDAPVFSTDQIPFGNGMADISSVVVLDDGTWVMYFHTLGTGEIGRAVATSPFGPWTANPQPVLTPGPRGAWDHGGLRWPSVIRDGNAFFMYYGGQTIGVYGIGAATSPDGIHWRKYNDPATTEEAFAESDPVLIPEVEWESIKADRPHVTRSADGFVMLYQAGVSLNTRGLAISDDGLHWHKYADNPVITQSMFPVANGKTWDATLLYHDDVYYYVMEIGTLSGTDLYLATHQGALRR, from the coding sequence ATGAACAAGTTCTTCTGGTTGGCGCTCGTCGGCGCGTTTTTTGCGCTCACGCTCGGTCCCGTGGTGGTGAAACAGGTGTCTCCCGCGGAAGCGCGTTCCTACGATGGCGCGCATCTGGCCGATCTGCAATACACGGAGGTTTCGTTTCGTAATGAGGCGCAAGATTTGAATCTTGCCGGCATGTTATTCATTCCTGAAGGCGTGGGACCCTTCCCCGCTGTCGTCGTCATACACGGTGCCAATACCAGCGTCCGCGACAACATCTGGTATCTGACCATGACGCAGTACCTGCAAGAGAATGGCGTCGCCGTCCTCCTGCCCGACAAACGCGGGTCCGAGAAATCCGAAGGCAATTGGCGCACTTCCAGCTACGAAGACCTGGCAACCGACACGCTTGCGGCCATTGACTTTATGCGCAATCAGCAACTCGTCCGCGTCTCTCAGTTAGGCATTATCGGCATGAGCCAGGGCGGGCAAATATCGCCCCTGGTTGCCGTCCAATCGCCCGATGTTGCTTTCCTCGTAGCCGTGGTGGGCACATCGCTCTCCAGCTATGACGTGTTGCATTACGAAGAAGTCAACAACCTGCGAGAAATCGGTTTCTTGCCCGGCATTGCCGACCTGATTGCCTATCCTTCCACCTACGTACTGCGGAAATTCCGACAGCGGGATTTCTGGGACGCGGTGGGCAACTTTGATGGCCTGCCATACTGGCAAAAACTCTCGATCCCGGCCCAGGTGATGTATGGCAGCGCGGATCCCAACGTTCCCGCTGCCGCCAGCCAGGCGCGGCTGGAAGCGCTGCGCAAGGACAACATCCGCGTGATCGTCTACGAAGGCTCGGAACACGCGCTGCAAGACCCGCCGGGAGAAGGCAATAGCATCTTTCGCACCGCCGCGCTGCAAGACCTCCTCGATTTCATCACGACAGTCGTTCCCGCGCCTTCCGTCACCTTTGCCGCCCCTGATTTTGTCTTCCAGGGTGACGATCCATCAATGCCCATCCTCGCGCATTCGCCATCGCCGGACATGGCCGATCTGTACATCAATCCGGGGGCGATTCTGTTTCACGATGGTCAGTTCCATATGTTTTGCAACAGCTTTACCGGTTGGCCCGGCGTGATCAAAGTCGGTTATGCCACATCCCCGGATGGCTATCATTGGCGACTGGCGCAAGACGCACCCGTTTTCAGCACGGATCAGATTCCCTTTGGCAATGGCATGGCGGACATTTCCTCCGTCGTTGTTCTGGACGATGGAACGTGGGTAATGTATTTCCATACATTGGGCACTGGCGAGATAGGACGTGCCGTTGCCACCTCGCCCTTTGGCCCCTGGACAGCGAACCCACAACCCGTGCTGACGCCTGGCCCGCGGGGGGCGTGGGACCACGGCGGCTTACGTTGGCCCAGCGTGATCCGGGATGGAAACGCATTTTTCATGTACTACGGCGGGCAAACCATTGGCGTGTATGGCATTGGCGCGGCCACGTCCCCCGATGGCATTCATTGGCGGAAATACAATGATCCGGCCACCACGGAAGAGGCTTTTGCGGAGAGCGATCCTGTCCTCATACCGGAGGTGGAGTGGGAATCTATCAAAGCGGATCGCCCGCACGTGACTCGCTCCGCTGATGGCTTTGTCATGTTGTACCAGGCAGGCGTATCCCTGAACACGCGCGGGTTGGCTATCAGCGATGATGGCCTGCACTGGCACAAGTATGCTGACAATCCGGTTATCACCCAGAGTATGTTCCCCGTCGCCAATGGTAAAACGTGGGATGCCACGCTGCTGTATCACGATGATGTGTACTATTACGTCATGGAAATTGGGACGCTAAGCGGGACGGATCTGTATCTGGCGACTCATCAAGGTGCACTGCGGCGGTGA
- a CDS encoding PadR family transcriptional regulator, translating into MSLPHIILGMLRKEPKSGYDLKKELEMVIHFFWEADTSRIYRSLSEMQKKGWVAFEVVIQEDSPNKKVYSLTDAGRQELRDWLAEPGKTSGTNNAFLAQLHFSDAITVAQQLRVLEVRLAELGMEIKELQRRAASLHMPVPLPADALRQGMIREMFSLEYGIRRYQFEIEWVENTIRILKMAP; encoded by the coding sequence ATGTCCCTACCACATATTATTTTGGGTATGCTGCGGAAAGAACCGAAGTCTGGCTACGATTTGAAGAAAGAATTAGAGATGGTCATCCACTTCTTCTGGGAAGCGGACACCAGCCGTATTTATCGCTCCCTGAGCGAAATGCAGAAGAAAGGATGGGTGGCGTTTGAGGTTGTTATTCAGGAGGACAGCCCGAACAAGAAGGTTTATTCGCTGACGGATGCGGGAAGGCAAGAACTGCGAGATTGGCTGGCTGAACCGGGAAAAACATCAGGAACAAACAATGCTTTCCTGGCGCAGTTACATTTCAGCGATGCCATCACCGTGGCGCAACAACTGCGTGTGCTGGAGGTTCGGCTGGCGGAACTGGGGATGGAGATAAAGGAATTGCAGCGGCGGGCGGCATCGCTGCATATGCCCGTACCTCTCCCCGCGGATGCGCTACGGCAGGGGATGATACGGGAGATGTTCTCGTTGGAATACGGTATCCGCCGCTACCAGTTTGAGATCGAGTGGGTGGAAAATACCATTCGCATCTTAAAAATGGCGCCATAA